A window from Kovacikia minuta CCNUW1 encodes these proteins:
- the psb32 gene encoding photosystem II repair protein Psb32, with the protein MRAKLILNLNALAEKTGYEVHFVTIHRLDYDETAQSFADELFEKWFTTPESRANQTLLVIDNLTNNTGIHTGEKVKEIMPDEIARSVAQETVLIPLKEGNRYNQAFLGASDRLVAVLSGRPDPGPPELEDNVQVEGTFATREETQSSNATFWVITFLVVATIVPMATYYFYLYLQSR; encoded by the coding sequence ATGAGAGCAAAATTAATACTGAATCTGAATGCCCTGGCAGAAAAAACCGGGTACGAAGTTCATTTCGTCACCATTCACCGTCTGGATTATGACGAAACTGCCCAGAGTTTTGCTGACGAGCTGTTTGAGAAGTGGTTTACAACGCCGGAGAGTCGGGCAAATCAAACGCTCCTGGTGATTGATAACCTGACCAACAACACAGGCATTCACACGGGCGAAAAGGTGAAGGAAATCATGCCAGATGAGATTGCCAGAAGCGTGGCCCAGGAAACAGTGCTGATTCCTTTGAAAGAAGGGAATAGGTATAATCAGGCGTTTCTGGGAGCGAGCGATCGTTTGGTTGCGGTTTTATCGGGTAGACCTGATCCGGGTCCCCCCGAATTGGAGGATAACGTTCAGGTTGAAGGCACCTTTGCGACCCGTGAAGAAACTCAATCCAGTAATGCAACTTTTTGGGTGATTACATTTTTGGTCGTTGCTACGATCGTGCCCATGGCAACCTATTATTTCTATTTGTATTTGCAGTCACGCTAG
- a CDS encoding DUF4346 domain-containing protein, translating into MTTTEQTITIATEIDQKLSKRYIELDPGGYFIIYLDRDEKLIYAKHFTNVINDRGLACDPETGEPIPTRGKVERSPDAIYRGRTAKEICVQIFEQNKPCPITFLDHAAYLGREFQRAEAALFNGQEYVQD; encoded by the coding sequence GTGACCACGACAGAGCAGACCATTACAATTGCAACTGAAATTGATCAAAAACTTTCTAAGCGTTATATAGAACTCGACCCTGGTGGATATTTCATTATTTATCTGGATCGGGATGAAAAGCTAATTTATGCTAAGCACTTTACAAACGTGATTAACGATCGCGGCTTAGCCTGTGACCCCGAAACAGGGGAACCCATCCCCACACGGGGTAAGGTAGAGCGTTCTCCTGACGCAATCTACAGGGGCAGAACTGCTAAGGAAATCTGTGTTCAGATTTTTGAGCAAAATAAACCCTGCCCAATTACCTTTCTGGATCACGCCGCCTACCTGGGGCGTGAGTTTCAACGGGCAGAGGCAGCGCTATTCAACGGGCAGGAGTATGTGCAGGATTAG
- a CDS encoding nucleoside hydrolase → MAAKPIIIDCDPGADDAIALFLALAPTASLDVLGITTVAGNVPLGLTQRNARQICELAGRSDLPIYAGCPRPLLRPLLTAEEVHGKTGLDGITLPEPQMPLQKSHAVHFLIQTLMESSGEITLATLGPLTNLAVAIIQQPAICTRIKEIVVMGGAITQGNVTPSAEFNFYVDPHAAQVVCTAGIPLTLINLDVTHQAIATPTRMAAIRALNTPISTATLGLLQHYGAFDMQRYGTSGPFLHDPCVIAYLLQPELFTCRPAYIEIETTSELTIGRTVVDRWQSTDRAPNANVALSINAEGFYQLLTRSLAEA, encoded by the coding sequence ATGGCTGCCAAACCCATCATTATTGACTGTGATCCCGGAGCAGATGATGCGATCGCCCTATTTCTGGCGCTTGCCCCCACTGCATCGCTGGATGTGCTGGGCATTACCACCGTTGCCGGTAATGTTCCTCTGGGTTTGACCCAAAGAAACGCTCGCCAAATCTGTGAGCTGGCGGGGCGATCAGATTTACCTATCTATGCAGGTTGCCCCCGTCCCCTTTTGCGTCCGTTGCTGACAGCGGAAGAAGTCCACGGCAAAACCGGACTGGATGGAATTACCTTACCAGAACCGCAAATGCCCCTTCAAAAAAGCCACGCGGTTCATTTTTTGATTCAAACGTTGATGGAGTCATCCGGGGAGATTACCCTTGCTACGCTGGGTCCGTTGACCAATCTTGCCGTTGCCATTATCCAACAACCTGCAATCTGCACTCGGATCAAGGAAATTGTAGTGATGGGGGGAGCTATCACTCAGGGAAATGTGACCCCCTCCGCCGAATTCAACTTCTATGTCGATCCCCACGCTGCCCAGGTGGTTTGTACAGCAGGCATCCCGTTGACTCTGATTAACCTGGATGTAACCCATCAAGCGATCGCGACTCCCACCCGCATGGCAGCGATTCGGGCACTCAACACCCCTATTAGTACTGCCACCCTTGGGCTGTTGCAACACTACGGTGCTTTCGACATGCAACGTTATGGCACATCGGGTCCGTTCCTGCACGATCCCTGCGTAATTGCTTACCTGTTACAACCCGAACTGTTTACCTGTCGTCCTGCCTACATCGAGATTGAGACGACCAGCGAATTAACGATCGGGCGAACGGTCGTAGACAGGTGGCAGTCCACTGATCGCGCCCCCAATGCAAATGTTGCCCTATCGATTAATGCAGAAGGATTTTACCAACTGCTGACGCGATCGCTGGCTGAAGCGTAG
- a CDS encoding RING finger protein, with translation MDAQTFNSPFPNCPICHRTGAVKPHKLLKGLLMCQYCRERLVVSWSGHYVRDPFTLKPLLSEQMLRRESRPLARLWRDFKVSGYPWLFAVFGGVVFLGSAFVFLQSSTSGSQLPPPQSFPASKPEP, from the coding sequence ATGGATGCTCAGACCTTTAACTCGCCTTTCCCGAATTGCCCCATTTGCCATCGTACTGGTGCAGTGAAACCCCACAAGTTACTGAAAGGGCTATTGATGTGTCAGTATTGCCGTGAGCGATTGGTTGTGAGCTGGAGCGGTCATTATGTTCGAGATCCGTTCACGCTGAAACCACTGCTCTCTGAACAGATGTTGCGTCGAGAAAGTCGCCCCCTGGCAAGGCTTTGGCGCGATTTCAAGGTTTCCGGCTACCCGTGGCTGTTTGCGGTTTTTGGTGGTGTCGTATTTTTGGGCAGTGCATTCGTCTTCCTGCAAAGTTCAACTTCTGGGAGTCAATTGCCCCCACCTCAAAGCTTTCCTGCCAGTAAGCCGGAGCCATAG
- a CDS encoding chloride channel protein has product MTATPSSNTLVPEKTDYRLPTASLASTLNRLQLSPETVVLILALVIGSGTGLAVVLFHYLIEKIHSLMLEGVMGVIAPWGAWTLACIPLLGGLVVGVMRWRWQDFGPGISSLISAEPGTPTVSPDRATAKAVAASVSLGSGASLGPEGPSVEIGANIGWMLGQALQVSQERQRLLLGAGAAAGLAAGFNAPIAGIFFALEVVLGTTFATSAVSVVLLAAVVAALIAQIGLGGQPAFTLPVYEVRSLLELPLYIGLGLFASLVSIAYTQAIRLAQHFFQGQISGFGWMERVPILLRPAMGGLCVGLVALLFPQILGIGYETIEAMLRDVQFPVLLLLGLLVIKLAMTAVSLGSGLVGGLFAPAMFLGASLGAAYGKLLAIVLPLAPGSIAAPPAYAMVGMAAVLAASARAPLTAILLLFELTRDYRIILPLMAAVGLSAWLIERLKPIARNAATLQSTGLSMQPDQSSKVLLQLPVFQAMHPDFLALPASLSVLQAGLALTRHQSYSALVVDDAHQLVGIVTLQDIRRAISHWEQEVNVHLEQEFPVSLKSQKLGEICTKDLVYIYQDEPISEALTRMAARGLRQLPVVDRENPRHILGLLEQERIDLIAGLAMVRQALHPYLETTPPLESLSLPASKQSAA; this is encoded by the coding sequence ATGACTGCTACCCCTTCCTCAAATACCCTGGTGCCAGAAAAAACGGACTATCGGTTGCCAACCGCTTCCCTTGCAAGTACGCTCAATCGGTTACAGCTCTCTCCAGAAACAGTGGTGCTGATCCTGGCGCTGGTGATCGGCAGTGGAACGGGGCTGGCAGTTGTTCTGTTCCACTATTTGATTGAGAAAATTCATAGCCTCATGTTAGAGGGGGTAATGGGGGTAATTGCTCCCTGGGGTGCCTGGACTCTAGCCTGCATTCCCCTCCTGGGTGGTTTAGTGGTTGGTGTCATGCGCTGGCGCTGGCAGGATTTTGGTCCTGGGATTTCGTCTCTCATTTCGGCAGAACCGGGAACTCCGACTGTTTCCCCCGATCGTGCTACCGCAAAAGCAGTTGCCGCATCAGTTTCCTTGGGTTCAGGGGCTTCCCTTGGGCCTGAAGGTCCCAGCGTTGAAATTGGAGCAAATATTGGCTGGATGTTAGGTCAGGCATTACAGGTATCCCAGGAACGGCAGCGATTGCTGCTGGGAGCAGGAGCCGCCGCTGGCTTAGCTGCCGGGTTCAATGCTCCCATTGCAGGCATATTTTTTGCCCTCGAAGTTGTTCTGGGCACTACCTTTGCCACTTCAGCCGTAAGTGTGGTTCTACTGGCTGCGGTTGTTGCCGCCCTGATTGCCCAAATTGGCTTGGGAGGGCAACCCGCTTTCACCCTCCCCGTCTATGAGGTACGAAGTCTGCTGGAACTGCCCCTATATATTGGGCTAGGCTTATTTGCCAGCTTGGTTTCGATCGCCTACACCCAGGCAATCCGGTTGGCACAGCATTTTTTTCAAGGACAAATCAGCGGCTTTGGATGGATGGAACGGGTGCCCATCTTGCTTCGCCCGGCGATGGGTGGGCTTTGTGTCGGGCTGGTTGCACTTCTGTTTCCCCAGATTCTTGGCATTGGGTATGAAACCATTGAAGCGATGCTGCGGGATGTGCAGTTTCCAGTCCTCTTGCTATTAGGCTTACTTGTGATCAAGCTGGCAATGACCGCAGTTAGCCTGGGCAGTGGACTTGTGGGGGGGTTGTTTGCACCCGCGATGTTCCTGGGAGCTTCTTTGGGAGCTGCCTACGGCAAACTGTTGGCGATCGTGCTGCCCCTTGCTCCTGGCAGTATTGCGGCTCCTCCTGCCTACGCGATGGTGGGAATGGCAGCAGTTTTGGCAGCCAGTGCCCGTGCCCCTTTAACCGCAATTTTGTTGCTGTTTGAGTTAACCCGCGACTACCGCATTATCCTACCGTTGATGGCAGCAGTTGGCTTGAGTGCCTGGCTAATTGAACGGTTAAAGCCCATCGCTCGCAATGCCGCTACCCTCCAGTCAACCGGGCTAAGTATGCAGCCTGACCAGAGTTCTAAAGTGCTGCTTCAGTTGCCAGTATTTCAAGCCATGCATCCGGATTTTTTAGCACTTCCTGCTTCCCTGTCGGTATTACAGGCTGGGCTTGCCTTAACCCGTCATCAATCCTACAGTGCCCTGGTGGTTGATGACGCTCATCAATTGGTTGGAATTGTGACCTTGCAGGATATCCGCCGCGCCATTTCCCATTGGGAACAGGAAGTAAATGTTCATCTAGAACAGGAATTTCCAGTTAGTCTGAAGAGTCAGAAGTTAGGCGAAATTTGCACAAAAGATTTAGTTTATATCTACCAGGATGAGCCAATTTCTGAAGCCCTGACGCGAATGGCAGCGCGAGGACTACGGCAACTTCCGGTTGTCGATCGGGAGAACCCCCGCCACATTCTGGGACTCCTTGAGCAAGAGAGAATTGACCTGATAGCCGGACTGGCTATGGTCAGACAAGCACTCCATCCCTATCTGGAAACAACTCCTCCCCTGGAATCGCTTAGCTTGCCTGCCTCTAAACAGTCTGCTGCTTAG
- a CDS encoding AbrB family transcriptional regulator, with translation MSKKKKIEPLTGEALLKKVKELENYSKEQKARECGYYTVTKNGVERVNMMKFLNALIDAEGIELDGKQAVNGRGGRSASYRISVQSNGNLLIGAAYTKQMDLRPGDEFEISLGRKHIHLKQLDQNEEDEE, from the coding sequence ATGTCTAAAAAGAAGAAGATTGAGCCATTGACGGGTGAAGCGCTGCTCAAGAAAGTCAAGGAACTGGAGAATTATAGTAAAGAGCAAAAGGCAAGAGAGTGCGGCTACTACACAGTTACGAAAAACGGTGTAGAACGAGTCAATATGATGAAATTTCTGAATGCGCTCATTGACGCTGAAGGAATCGAGCTAGACGGCAAGCAAGCTGTAAATGGGCGTGGTGGGCGAAGTGCCAGTTATCGAATTAGTGTTCAGTCAAACGGTAACTTGCTCATTGGAGCAGCCTACACCAAACAAATGGATCTTAGACCGGGTGATGAATTTGAAATTTCCCTGGGGCGTAAGCATATTCATCTAAAACAGCTTGATCAAAACGAGGAAGACGAAGAGTAA
- a CDS encoding helix-turn-helix domain-containing protein, producing the protein MPPKAHLNPHLTFEEIKRLYRQAQDTTEARRWHLIHLISQRWTIKQAAQVVGLNYDYAKEIVRRYNREGPSAIQNRSQKRQPSPRSLLTPEQQQELRHILKSPPPEGGEWSGPKVARWIAQKTGRSVWPQRGWDYLKRLKS; encoded by the coding sequence ATGCCACCAAAAGCCCACCTCAATCCACATTTAACGTTTGAAGAGATCAAACGTCTCTATCGTCAGGCACAAGATACGACTGAAGCCCGTCGCTGGCATTTGATTCACCTGATTTCCCAACGGTGGACGATTAAGCAAGCAGCCCAGGTCGTGGGCTTGAACTATGACTATGCTAAAGAAATTGTGCGCCGCTACAACCGTGAAGGTCCGTCTGCAATCCAAAATCGGAGTCAGAAAAGACAGCCTTCACCGCGATCGCTCTTGACCCCTGAACAGCAACAAGAACTTCGACATATCCTAAAAAGCCCTCCTCCAGAGGGAGGGGAGTGGTCTGGTCCCAAGGTTGCCCGTTGGATTGCCCAAAAAACTGGCAGATCAGTGTGGCCCCAACGAGGTTGGGATTATTTGAAGCGATTAAAAAGTTAG
- a CDS encoding protein kinase domain-containing protein gives MTNLLSRDGMNCLELEELLDGRYRVLQMLSTGVWGQTYLAQDTRRPSQPQCIIQHVNPINIESEYQDAIRHLFVREAALLEKLADHDQIPHLLAYFEDQQGFYLVQEFVSGYPLSVELHPEKPWREDQVAHLLLECLEPLAFAHSQGIRHGNLKPDNLLRRMQDGKLMLVNFDSIKQIHLALMSLHEQPVQGVETTSQAYQPLEQIQGMPYPASDVYAIGMIAIQALTGIHPMLFPVDSESGEILWQSYCHNTESDLHQGLMELLTRMVRHDYNKRYGSAIEALDDLHRLLQATHTVAEGFDWSHPEPYPLSPVESGAALYAAQVEPQVYPQLKQSVANVETAGTSLLVGVGVGAVLSATVCGYVVLVNPPDQSDQGPQVLQNATKQYQSGQLPQAISLAESISVNSKAYKPARAAIARWQKNWQQGATQFQAMEAAFAQGQWLEVLRLAEKLPKVDYWKQQSESLVQQATEKANSETEKTLHTAYDRAIVRDFGAALTTLKQIPEAAPLHTKASEKIQEYTEKQQIQAVVNLQRAYDRAIVKDFSGAIAHLQKIPEGTTVYTKAQQKIQEYIRKQKIQAENWLATAYSQAIARNFQGALTSLEKAPSGTSLDSKIQEKTAEYTDKLNAWANFWLKKANQQANKKNFRAALVTLSKIPLGTDAYSQAREKIAEYKVKQRQQIGKKSKPTPPLAAADRDRADPAYPLIDRQSISLPNGSIPGLDSYTRDFGVDLR, from the coding sequence ATGACAAATTTGCTATCTCGTGACGGAATGAACTGCCTGGAGTTGGAAGAATTGCTCGATGGGCGATATCGGGTACTCCAAATGTTGAGCACCGGTGTCTGGGGACAAACTTACCTGGCACAAGATACGCGCCGTCCCAGCCAACCCCAATGCATCATCCAGCACGTTAACCCAATCAATATTGAGTCTGAATACCAGGATGCAATCAGGCACCTGTTTGTCAGAGAAGCGGCGCTGTTGGAAAAACTAGCCGATCACGATCAGATTCCCCATCTGCTGGCTTACTTTGAGGATCAGCAGGGATTCTATCTGGTGCAAGAATTTGTTAGCGGCTATCCCCTGAGTGTGGAGTTGCACCCAGAGAAACCCTGGCGTGAAGACCAGGTTGCCCATCTATTGTTGGAATGTTTGGAGCCATTAGCATTTGCCCACAGTCAGGGAATCCGGCATGGCAACCTCAAACCTGACAACCTGCTGCGGCGTATGCAGGATGGCAAATTGATGCTGGTGAATTTTGACAGCATCAAACAGATCCATCTGGCACTGATGTCGTTGCATGAACAACCCGTTCAAGGAGTTGAAACAACAAGTCAGGCATACCAACCGTTGGAACAAATTCAGGGGATGCCCTATCCTGCCAGCGATGTGTACGCGATCGGGATGATTGCAATCCAGGCGCTGACGGGAATTCATCCCATGTTGTTTCCAGTGGATTCGGAGAGTGGGGAGATCCTCTGGCAATCCTACTGTCACAACACAGAATCGGATCTGCATCAGGGGCTAATGGAACTCCTTACCCGCATGGTGCGGCATGACTATAACAAACGCTATGGGTCTGCGATCGAGGCATTGGATGACCTCCATCGGCTGCTTCAAGCGACCCATACCGTTGCTGAAGGATTTGATTGGTCCCATCCTGAACCCTACCCGTTGAGTCCGGTGGAATCCGGTGCGGCGTTGTATGCTGCTCAGGTAGAGCCCCAGGTCTACCCCCAACTGAAACAGTCCGTTGCGAATGTGGAAACGGCTGGAACATCTTTGCTAGTTGGGGTGGGGGTTGGCGCGGTTCTGTCGGCAACGGTCTGTGGTTATGTGGTGTTGGTCAATCCGCCTGATCAGTCGGACCAGGGTCCCCAGGTTCTGCAAAATGCCACTAAGCAATATCAGTCTGGTCAACTTCCCCAGGCAATCAGTTTGGCGGAGTCGATCTCGGTTAATAGTAAGGCGTATAAGCCCGCCCGTGCTGCCATCGCCCGCTGGCAAAAAAACTGGCAGCAGGGTGCGACCCAGTTTCAGGCAATGGAAGCTGCGTTTGCTCAGGGGCAGTGGCTGGAGGTGCTGCGACTGGCAGAGAAATTGCCCAAGGTGGACTATTGGAAACAGCAATCTGAAAGCTTAGTGCAGCAAGCAACGGAAAAAGCTAATTCTGAGACTGAGAAAACGCTGCATACCGCCTATGACAGGGCGATCGTTCGTGATTTTGGGGCAGCATTGACAACCCTCAAGCAAATTCCTGAGGCGGCTCCACTTCACACAAAAGCCAGTGAAAAAATTCAGGAGTATACGGAAAAGCAGCAAATTCAGGCAGTCGTCAATCTTCAAAGAGCCTACGATCGAGCGATTGTAAAGGACTTTAGCGGAGCGATTGCGCACCTGCAAAAGATTCCTGAGGGCACCACTGTCTATACCAAAGCACAGCAGAAAATACAGGAATACATCCGCAAGCAAAAAATTCAAGCAGAAAATTGGCTGGCTACGGCTTACAGTCAGGCGATCGCCCGCAATTTTCAGGGCGCTCTGACTTCCCTGGAAAAAGCGCCCTCCGGTACTTCCCTGGACAGCAAAATTCAAGAAAAAACGGCTGAGTACACAGACAAACTGAACGCCTGGGCAAATTTCTGGCTGAAGAAGGCAAATCAGCAGGCAAACAAGAAAAATTTTCGAGCGGCATTGGTAACATTGAGCAAAATTCCCCTGGGAACCGATGCCTACTCCCAGGCGCGGGAAAAAATTGCTGAGTATAAGGTGAAACAACGCCAGCAAATCGGCAAAAAATCCAAACCAACTCCCCCCCTTGCCGCTGCGGATCGGGATCGGGCTGATCCTGCCTATCCGTTGATCGATCGCCAATCGATTTCCCTACCCAATGGCTCCATACCAGGGCTTGACTCCTACACGCGGGATTTTGGTGTCGATCTGCGTTGA
- a CDS encoding porin family protein, with the protein MNKCSLTVAVAIAASAGAPFWLANTAIAQPNGLSGSYIGITVDANNVLGLGQDFLQQTGSPASWVFNQAIENASSQPIYGTTPQLGSPGTPGLNSQGLQGRVDLGSLPFSLRGKAFIGPETSVVQPTLSYDLAIARNMNIYAGAGYSFANAKDKSAELTNQNAVIVTAGAEAAVSDKVVIYGDAQYQLNAPTIKETFPVKVQFGFGYRF; encoded by the coding sequence ATGAATAAATGTTCCTTGACCGTCGCTGTTGCCATCGCTGCTTCGGCTGGTGCCCCTTTCTGGCTGGCAAATACGGCGATCGCCCAACCCAATGGACTCTCAGGAAGCTACATCGGGATCACGGTTGATGCAAACAACGTGTTGGGATTGGGGCAGGATTTTTTGCAACAGACCGGTTCTCCTGCCAGTTGGGTGTTTAACCAGGCGATCGAAAATGCGTCTTCCCAACCTATTTATGGAACAACCCCCCAATTGGGTTCCCCTGGAACTCCCGGACTCAACAGCCAGGGGCTTCAGGGACGGGTTGATTTGGGTAGTTTGCCGTTTTCTTTGAGAGGGAAGGCATTTATTGGTCCTGAAACGAGTGTGGTGCAGCCAACCCTTTCCTATGATCTGGCGATCGCTCGCAATATGAACATTTATGCAGGTGCAGGCTACTCCTTTGCGAACGCCAAAGACAAAAGCGCAGAGTTAACCAATCAAAACGCAGTCATTGTGACTGCGGGGGCAGAAGCCGCTGTCAGCGATAAGGTTGTGATCTATGGGGACGCCCAGTATCAACTCAATGCCCCCACCATCAAGGAAACTTTTCCCGTAAAGGTGCAGTTTGGCTTTGGGTATCGGTTTTAG
- a CDS encoding HlyD family efflux transporter periplasmic adaptor subunit, translated as MVLNTERSVMLDSSDPDLPPLQNEEFLPPISRWTTWGGLLLAGTVGGMVALSGVIQYNVTVQAPASVRPARELSVVQSAIEGTVSEIKVQENQPVQQGAVIAEVNVIDRARLEALEVRQTALQGYIKRYKAQLDGINKQLQSPNGKRSSAQRDRLLQQRVGLQNQIGYDEDALQRVSAEIDKQVIRAPADGTILKLEVRNPGQAVRLGDTIAQIVPKDSPLLVKARVAAQDISRVTLGQPAQMRISAYPYPDYGVLKGTVKAIAPDVTTVQDSGNGAFTFYEVTIQPDQPYLTRNNQQYPLQPGMDGRADIISRQETLMQFILRKARLWSDL; from the coding sequence ATGGTGTTAAACACTGAACGATCGGTCATGCTTGATTCTTCTGATCCCGATCTTCCTCCTTTACAAAATGAGGAATTTTTGCCTCCAATTAGTCGCTGGACAACCTGGGGAGGGTTGCTTTTGGCTGGGACGGTGGGTGGCATGGTTGCGCTGTCTGGGGTCATTCAGTACAACGTGACCGTACAGGCTCCTGCAAGTGTGCGTCCGGCAAGGGAATTAAGTGTCGTTCAATCTGCGATCGAAGGTACCGTCAGCGAAATTAAAGTGCAGGAAAATCAACCTGTCCAGCAGGGCGCGGTCATTGCTGAGGTAAATGTGATCGATCGTGCCCGTCTGGAAGCTTTGGAAGTTCGCCAAACTGCCCTGCAAGGCTACATCAAGCGGTACAAAGCTCAATTAGATGGGATCAATAAGCAACTTCAGTCGCCGAATGGGAAACGATCAAGCGCCCAGCGCGACCGTTTGTTACAGCAACGGGTCGGGTTGCAAAATCAAATCGGCTATGACGAAGATGCCCTGCAACGGGTTAGTGCAGAAATCGATAAGCAGGTCATCCGGGCACCCGCCGACGGCACAATCTTAAAGTTAGAGGTTCGTAACCCCGGACAGGCTGTGAGGTTAGGAGATACGATCGCCCAGATCGTTCCTAAGGATTCGCCCCTGCTGGTGAAGGCGCGGGTTGCCGCCCAGGATATTAGCCGTGTGACCCTGGGGCAGCCAGCCCAGATGCGCATATCGGCTTATCCCTATCCTGACTACGGCGTACTGAAAGGGACGGTAAAGGCGATCGCCCCCGATGTCACAACCGTTCAAGACAGTGGGAACGGAGCCTTCACCTTCTATGAAGTGACGATTCAACCTGACCAACCTTACCTGACCCGAAATAACCAACAATACCCGCTGCAACCCGGAATGGATGGCAGAGCCGATATTATCTCTCGTCAAGAAACCTTGATGCAGTTCATCTTACGAAAAGCCCGGTTGTGGTCAGATTTGTAG